TACAAGTCATAAAACTTTTACACCAGTATTTTTTTGGCAGAGTCGATTCTGATGAAAGGAAGTTTCAGCAGCTGTTGAGCATATTCAGGATTTAGGACAAATGACAAGTGAAGTTGATAATATTTTGCCAACCAACCATCTGATCATCAAGTTTGAAATCCAAATCTAGTTGCAAAATGCATATCCAAAGAACTTACACAATTGACAAAAGTACACTACTTCCATTGATGTCACAGAGCCTCTTGGTGTCTGAAGAACAAATTGGTAATTATAGGGAATCCTTCATATTGATATTGAACTCTTTTTTGTTGCCTGAGCATTTTAAGCCTATAGATCTCAAAGCTCTTTATGTCCATGACCAAAATATTTACAGCATTCACACCCAAGTACTAGAGGAACAAGATTACTGAAATAATTACCCTCAAAAATATTAACTTTActccatttatgtacctcaataTCCTTACATAGAAGAACTCATATGTGAAGTTCTTGGTTTGAGATAGACCAATCATGAGTGCACAACCATTTATTGATTTGCATAAGCACTTCCATCAGCCCAAATTAGCTAGTCATGTGCACAAGTTGATTCCAAAAGTTATACATTGCAACATTTCCTTGTCTTTGGACGGTAAAATGGATTGTCTAGTAATTTTTTGTTATGAATTGGATTGTAGTCTTTGCTTAAGTAAGGGTATGCTTATTTTTTCTAATCAAATTGTGCCCAGAGATAATTGAAGTCTCTAGTTTCTTTGTAATATTATGACTGGGCATGGCATAGTAATTTTCATGGATATTCCATGAGAACCCTTTTTTCTCAAAGTTTGATTGTTAGGATTTTGCTCAGTATTGCTCCACAATCTTTTGGATTCTGATAAATTCAGCATGTTGTAACTTAAGAAGCTCAAAAATGTTGAATATTGTTCCACATTCCTTTCAAAGATTGAATTCTATTTGGCGCATTGTTGTTATAAGCTTCGTATATATTTTAAAATGCAAAAGGTTAACAATCTGAAATAAAAGTGCATTGTTtggaataaataattaaaattcaaGAGAGGGCACATGCACACCTACACAAGTGTGCACCCATGCACACATATTACTCATAATTTTCATAACCTTAGTCACTGCCTTCATATTGAATTACTGGATTGACACGCATGTATATTCATGCATCTATACATGCATAGATATAACTTTCTTAAGCCTAGTTGGTGCTTTCACATTTGAACCATCGTCTTGCACTAAATCTTATTGCCTATAAACTTGGGTTTAGTGCAATTTAAGTTAAAAAGGGAAACTGAATCAAATTCCTGGCATAATTGAAATTGTAGGTTGCTCAAGCCTTAGTGGAGGTGTTTGCAGAAATGATATTTGTCCATGGTTATGTCCATGGAGATCCACATCCTGGCAACATATTAGTTTTTCCACATTCTAGCAAAAAGGATGGATTTGACATTGGTATGCAGTTAATTGTTCTTCTCTTAATCCCTTGTTGTCAAATGAAACATTGATGCATTTATTATCCATTCGACTTTTAAATTTGTAAGAATGGTTAGATGTCACCTTGCTGGTTTTTATGTGGCAGTGGTAGTCTGAATGCCTTTTAAGTGATTTTTGTTTGTGAATGGGAATTCCCAGTTCTTTTAGATCATGGCATTTATAGAGAGTTGGACGAAAGCTTCAGAATGGACTTTTGCCGCCTGTGGAAAGCTCTGATTCTTTTAGACCCGCATGAAATGAAACAGATGGGAGAGCGCATTGGTGCTGGAAAATATTACCGATACTTACCTGTAATTTTTACAGGACGCACAATTGACAGGTATGTTTTTGAAATTAGGAAAATGCTCAGAATGCACTCATGATATTTAAAGATTTAATACATTGTTGTAATAATGTTTGATAATAAACCTAGAAAGTACTTTGCAAAATGTACTGCAATATATTATAAATGAAAAAATCAGCATCTACACATTCTAAttaagttaaaaattaataaaatagagaaaaaccaaactAGCGTTTCTTATTTTTTCCATCATCATAAAATGAAACAAAACCAAAATAAATGTACAATAAAATTGAAATatgaaagtaaaaaaaaataaaaaataataaaaatgtaaCTTACCTCTTCAAATTTGTTCCAAAATTGAATAAATGCACCTTCAAATTTGTAGAGGTCTCCACCAAATCCTTCTTTAACTCTTTTAAATGCGTGAATGCAAGCTACTAACTTGCACAAACAATCAGCAATCACTATCTCCTTTTCAATCGATTTGCTGGTCTGCTCTTCAATGCCTCAATATTTTTGCCCAAATGCCTCTTTTTCTCTCCTCCTCGTGTTTATAAAcaataaaaatgagcttttagTGTAGGGAGGCAAATATAATGACCTTTTGGTCAAGTGAAAACaataagtttttaatttttttcttgctTTTTTATTTGTTTCTTTGCAACAGAGTCTTACTCTCGGGACTCAGCGAGTCTGCTCAGAGCAGACTCAGCCAAGTTCGAGTCCAATGTCCCGGATCActgatatgtacatatatattccCGAATCTGGACTTGCAGAGTCCtagattacttatatatatatatgggcgtACGGCGTACCCATACCTGTACTTTTTTTGCTGTACCTGCAAATATGTACCCATACCCATACCTGTACCCTAATCGGTAACTTAGCTAAATCTCTATCCTTCCATGCTTTGAGATGTGCAATGAatgtggagcactactctatctaACAAAAACATATACATGTGTACACACTTTATGTATGTCTTTGTGTGTACACGAGCCCCACTTTCTATATTGGCAAGTCAATTGCTGGTGTTACAACTTATGCTACCTTTTTTCCTGCTTCCGGTGCTCCTAGGTTTCGATATTGATCTGGCACCGGCTTTGGATCTCAATCTAGAGCTGGAAGAGGTGCTACCACCCTTGCTTTAGCTACTTCTGCTTTCTCTGCTACTGGTGCTGATGTCAACTTTTTCTGAAAGGAATGCTTAGCTGCACTCGCAGCTAGATCTGATCTATATAGTATAGGAATTCTTGGGTCCCTATCTCGTGCAGCTATACCATATAGGCCCAGTCGAGTGCCCCCACCTGCACCCTATAGTCAATTTAGATTAAGTATAGATAGTGGTGAGCTCATAACCAGCACATAAAGGAAAGGCGCGGTTGCAGTCTAGTCATCGGTTGAGTGAAGTGAGTGCATAAATGATATATGGAGCGAGGGTCCTCGACTTCCAAAGAGTGACTGAGGAAACTAATACATATACTTATAGTCTTATATACATGCACACCATGCACTGATATCAATCCTTATCTCTCTGAAACTAAGCTCCACATATGTGCATATGTGTGCACAAAATTATCAATGGGGTCCTTAGGTGCTTTATGCAAAATATTAAACAGATAAGATCAGGTGATGCACTGATCAGATGCATTAAGGAGGTCAGGCAAGGCGGGGCATTTATTTCATGACAACCCCACATATTTGTGATTTATAAGCTTCCTTTGCAAACCTGTTGCAACCATACgtaaattcaatttagaaatttcTCTGAACACTTCGTAACTTATCTGAAGATTTCAACTAGTGGAAAACTTCTCTCAACacctttttaaaataatattttctcATGCTTTTCATTTTGTAAATGAGAATTATCTATATGCCATGTGAGTTTTTGGCCTATCATATTCCAGAGGACTATTATGATGGTGCATGGCTTATGCTGAAGCTCAATATTTATACACTAATCACAATGGCAAACAAAAGAATTTAGAAAGTAAATATTgttgtgatatttaatgaaataaacaGGTGCATGCTGCTCTCACTTTTATTTGGCAGATGCTAATCACAATCTTTGATCTCAGTAAATCTGGTTTAGGAGAAAGTATGCCAACTGAAGACAGAAAGCGTTTAAGTCAAGAAGCAAGGAATTTCACGATGGGTGACATTTCTGAATTCATGGAAGGTTTGCCTCGTGATATGCTGACAGTACTTAGAACTGATGGACTGTTAAGATCTATAATTAGTAAACTCGGTGCTCCACAACGTATCAGATTATTAGCGAATGCGAAGTATGCTGTGGCTGGTCTTGTGCCGAAGTCAAAATCCGAATCAGGTAACACCTTTTATTGTTGATACATTTAGAATGGTGAAGACACCATGAAAAAGTTTTTTTCCTCTAGGGGAATTGTCATATTTCATCACTGAAAGGCTGGGATTCCAATCTGTTATTTATCAATGGAGCTTTTGTTTTTTCCCCGCCAAATGCAGGCCTGAGTTTGATGTCACGTGCCAAAGCTACACTAGATTTTGTTTATCTTAGCATTTGTCTAGGTAAGTTTCTCAAATTTAACAGCTACGGGATGTTATGGATTAAAATAATTATCTTCCTATATAGGGTACCAAGTTTAGTGATTTTTTCCTGACATATATTTATCCCAGAGATGCTGCAACTACATTACAAAATGGGGAGCGTCTTTGAATCACTATTGAAGAAATTCAAATACTGGCTATCAAAGAGTGGTGGTGTAATTCCAATTCCAAATATGATTttgtaaagagaattatttttcACGCGATGAGATTACTACAGCAAATTTGATTTTGTAAATGGAATTCAATCTTATGCAATGGCAAACTACTACATGAGAGATGTCATACGGCAGACTTGTAATTTAGTAATTGTTTTTGTATGCATCTTTCAATTATTTTTGCAAATCTATAATAGGCAATAAAATttgtattattaaattttatattatttaatatcttAATTCTTTTTATTGAATATTAAATTGGGGAATCATTGAAACCTGTTTGCTGCTTCTTGGCTTCCTCAATCCTAGTTATTATGTTTACATATATTTGATATCTGAGAGACCAGATCACATTAGTGTCGGTATTTTttcttatatataaaatattaaaattataatgtaGTGATCatgttattttattttgaatgctaGTGATACTTTTATATAATAAGATAAACTGTTAATCTACCCTTACATTTAGAAgacaatttttttctttctttggtcAGAGGGTGCGTCAATTAGTGACAGAGAAGCTTTAGTACGATTGCTTTTACAATTCTTTAGCAGGTTCTTCTCTTCAAAATTTATAACTGGAAACATGTATCAATTCACTTTCTTTTGTGACATTGAGGGTCTAAAGTTAAGGCCAAAAACATACACATATATTAACACATTGAGGAGATTTtcatttgttcaaaagcaatatagacacataattgcaacataaataattattttagtatGCGATTTTTTCCATCTGTAGTATAGATGAGCATTTGCCTTTATTTTTTATTCAGTATTTTTTTATGTGTTAGATGGATAGTAGCATAAATTGTTGTTTTCAATATGAATCTTCATGTTTACAAGCAAAACAATGTGAAGTTTTTAGCTAGATCaatttacattatcattatcaAAATTTAGGAATAGGATCGCCACCTTGAGACCCCAAAACCTTATGGCATATCATTTCAAGACACCCTCTTGGATTGATTAAATCAATATGATAGGAAACGAGACAATCGTAATGGATATGTTAGCATTAATAAGGCTAAACAACATAACCAAAAACCA
This genomic stretch from Cryptomeria japonica chromosome 8, Sugi_1.0, whole genome shotgun sequence harbors:
- the LOC131078560 gene encoding uncharacterized protein LOC131078560 — translated: MWHPCFTVFEYQVQYPGLQQKLRVDITTMTFLSHAITWIFPEYQFEWIVPEFEKTLSKELDFIQEAENAERTRRNFKKNNAVKVPHIFWDFTRTQVLTMEFMHGCKIDNLECLLGAGLNPRKVAQALVEVFAEMIFVHGYVHGDPHPGNILVFPHSSKKDGFDIVLLDHGIYRELDESFRMDFCRLWKALILLDPHEMKQMGERIGAGKYYRYLPVIFTGRTIDSKSGLGESMPTEDRKRLSQEARNFTMGDISEFMEGLPRDMLTVLRTDGLLRSIISKLGAPQRIRLLANAKYAVAGLVPKSKSESGLSLMSRAKATLDFVYLSICLEMLQLHYKMGSVFESLLKKFKYWLSKSGGVIPIPNMIL